A window of the Serratia sarumanii genome harbors these coding sequences:
- the kdpB gene encoding potassium-transporting ATPase subunit KdpB, with amino-acid sequence MTRKQRALFEPALVRTALIDAVKKLDPRVQWRNPVMFVVYIGSILTTAIWLAILTGQTDGAAAFTGSVALWLWFTVLFANFAEALAEGRSKAQAESLKGTKKTSWAKKLAGPRRDGATEKVAAESLRKGDIVLVEAGDTIPCDGEVLEGGASVDESAITGESAPVIRESGGDFSSVTGGTRVLSDWLVVQCSVNPGETFLDRMIAMVEGAKRRKTPNEIALTILLVALTIVFVLATATLFPFSQYSVEAAGSGSVVTITVLVALLVCLIPTTIGGLLSAIGVAGMSRMLGANVIATSGRAVEAAGDVDVLLLDKTGTITLGNRQASEFLPAPGVKEQELADAAQLASLADETPEGRSIVVLAKQRFNLRERDLQALNATFVPFSAQTRMSGVNVQERMIRKGAVDAIRRHVETNQGHFPRAVDDLVESVARTGGTPLVVAEGARVLGVVALKDIVKGGIKERFNELRKMGIKTVMITGDNPLTAAAIAAEAGVDDFLSEATPEAKLALIRQYQGEGRLVAMTGDGTNDAPALAQADVAVAMNSGTQAAKEAGNMVDLDSNPTKLIEVVHIGKQMLMTRGSLTTFSIANDVAKYFAIIPAAFAATYPQLNALNVMHLHSPASAIMSAVIFNALVIVFLIPLALKGVSYKPMSAAALLRRNLWLYGVGGLLVPFIGIKLIDLILVALHVAG; translated from the coding sequence ATGACTCGCAAACAACGCGCGCTGTTTGAACCGGCTCTGGTGCGCACCGCGCTGATCGATGCGGTGAAAAAACTGGACCCTCGCGTTCAATGGCGCAACCCGGTGATGTTCGTGGTGTATATCGGCAGCATTCTGACCACCGCCATCTGGCTGGCGATCCTCACCGGCCAAACCGACGGCGCCGCCGCCTTCACCGGCAGCGTCGCCCTGTGGCTGTGGTTCACCGTGCTGTTCGCCAACTTCGCCGAGGCGCTGGCCGAAGGGCGCAGCAAGGCCCAGGCGGAAAGCCTGAAGGGCACCAAGAAAACCAGCTGGGCGAAAAAGCTGGCCGGCCCGCGCCGCGACGGCGCCACGGAGAAAGTGGCCGCCGAGAGCCTGCGCAAAGGCGATATCGTGCTGGTGGAAGCCGGCGATACCATCCCGTGCGACGGCGAAGTGCTGGAAGGCGGCGCCTCGGTGGATGAAAGCGCCATCACCGGCGAATCCGCGCCGGTGATCCGCGAGTCCGGCGGCGACTTCTCCTCGGTCACCGGCGGCACCCGCGTGCTGTCCGACTGGCTGGTGGTGCAGTGCAGCGTCAACCCGGGGGAAACCTTCCTCGATCGCATGATCGCCATGGTGGAAGGCGCCAAACGCCGCAAAACGCCGAACGAGATCGCACTGACTATCCTGCTGGTGGCGCTGACCATCGTGTTCGTCCTGGCCACCGCCACCCTGTTCCCGTTCTCGCAATACAGCGTGGAAGCGGCCGGCAGCGGCAGCGTGGTCACCATCACCGTGCTGGTCGCGCTGCTGGTCTGCCTGATCCCCACCACCATCGGCGGACTGCTGTCCGCCATCGGCGTGGCCGGGATGAGCCGCATGCTCGGCGCCAACGTGATCGCCACCAGCGGCCGCGCGGTGGAAGCCGCCGGCGACGTGGACGTGCTGCTGCTGGATAAAACCGGCACCATCACGCTGGGCAACCGCCAGGCTTCGGAGTTCCTGCCGGCGCCGGGCGTGAAAGAGCAAGAGCTGGCGGACGCCGCGCAGCTGGCCTCGCTGGCGGACGAAACGCCGGAAGGCCGCAGCATCGTGGTGCTGGCCAAACAGCGCTTCAACCTGCGCGAACGCGATCTGCAGGCGCTGAACGCCACCTTCGTGCCCTTCTCCGCCCAGACCCGCATGAGCGGCGTCAACGTGCAGGAGCGCATGATCCGCAAAGGCGCGGTGGACGCCATTCGCCGCCACGTCGAAACCAATCAGGGCCACTTCCCGCGGGCGGTGGACGATCTGGTGGAAAGCGTGGCGCGCACCGGCGGCACGCCGCTGGTGGTGGCGGAAGGCGCCCGGGTGCTGGGCGTGGTGGCGCTGAAGGATATCGTCAAGGGCGGCATCAAGGAACGCTTCAATGAGCTGCGCAAGATGGGCATCAAAACGGTGATGATCACCGGCGATAACCCGCTGACCGCGGCGGCGATCGCCGCCGAAGCCGGGGTGGACGATTTCCTGTCGGAAGCCACGCCGGAAGCCAAGCTGGCGCTGATCCGCCAGTATCAGGGAGAAGGCCGTTTGGTGGCGATGACCGGCGACGGCACCAACGACGCCCCGGCGCTGGCGCAGGCCGATGTGGCGGTGGCGATGAACTCCGGCACCCAGGCCGCCAAAGAGGCGGGCAACATGGTCGATCTGGATTCCAACCCGACCAAGCTGATCGAAGTGGTGCACATCGGCAAACAGATGCTGATGACGCGCGGCTCGCTGACCACCTTCAGCATCGCCAACGACGTGGCCAAATACTTCGCCATCATTCCGGCGGCGTTCGCGGCCACCTACCCGCAGCTGAACGCGCTGAACGTGATGCACCTGCACTCCCCCGCCTCCGCCATCATGTCGGCGGTGATCTTCAACGCCCTGGTGATCGTGTTCCTGATCCCGCTGGCGCTGAAAGGGGTGAGCTATAAACCGATGAGCGCCGCGGCCCTGCTGCGCCGCAACCTGTGGCTGTACGGGGTCGGCGGTCTGCTGGTGCCGTTCATCGGCATCAAATTGATCGACCTGATCCTGGTCGCGCTGCACGTCGCCGGTTAA
- the kdpA gene encoding potassium-transporting ATPase subunit KdpA, giving the protein MAASAFLLIASFLLVLLLLARPLGGFMARLIEGEPLPALRGVEAGVWRACGIRATEMNWWQYALAILAFNLLGLALLFALLMTQGSLPLNPQGFPGLSWDLALNTAVSFVTNTNWQAYSGESALSYFSQMAGLAVQNFVSASTGIAVAFALIRAFTRRAGNTVGNAWADLFRITLYVLLPIALLIALFFVSQGTLQNFLPYLHVTTLEGAQQTLPMGPVASQEAIKMLGTNGGGFFGANSAHPFENPTVLTNFVQMLAIFLIPCALCFSFGQLAGENRQGHTLIWAMALIFVAAVVAVMVAELAGNPHLSALGADSNINMEGKESRFGILATSLFSVVTTAASCGAVNAMHDSFTALGGMVPMWLMQIGEVVFGGVGSGLYGMLLFVLLTVFIAGLMIGRTPEYLGKKIDVYDMKMTALAILVTPTLVLLGSALAIGTDAGRAGILNPGAHGFSEVLYALSSAANNNGSAFAGLSVNTPFYNLLLAFAMFVGRFGVILPVLAIAGSLSAKQRQPAGNGTLPTYGPLFIGLLIGTVLLVGALTFVPALALGPVAEHLQLWLAN; this is encoded by the coding sequence ATGGCGGCTTCAGCCTTTTTACTGATCGCCAGCTTCCTGCTGGTGCTTCTGCTGCTGGCCCGGCCGCTGGGCGGCTTTATGGCGCGCCTGATCGAAGGTGAACCGCTGCCTGCGCTGCGCGGGGTAGAAGCCGGCGTCTGGCGCGCCTGCGGCATCCGCGCCACCGAGATGAACTGGTGGCAGTACGCGCTGGCGATCCTGGCGTTCAACCTGCTCGGCCTGGCGCTGCTGTTCGCCCTGCTGATGACGCAGGGCTCGCTGCCGCTCAACCCGCAAGGCTTCCCGGGCCTCTCCTGGGATCTGGCGCTCAACACCGCCGTCAGCTTCGTCACCAACACCAACTGGCAGGCCTACAGCGGCGAAAGCGCCCTCAGCTATTTCAGCCAGATGGCCGGGCTGGCGGTGCAGAACTTCGTCTCCGCCTCTACCGGCATCGCCGTGGCCTTTGCGCTGATCCGCGCCTTTACCCGCCGCGCCGGCAATACCGTCGGCAACGCCTGGGCCGATCTGTTTCGCATCACGCTGTATGTGCTGCTGCCGATCGCGCTGCTGATCGCCCTGTTTTTCGTCAGCCAGGGCACGCTGCAAAACTTCCTGCCTTACCTGCACGTCACCACGCTCGAAGGCGCGCAGCAGACGCTGCCGATGGGGCCGGTGGCCTCGCAGGAAGCGATCAAGATGCTCGGCACCAACGGCGGCGGCTTCTTCGGCGCCAACTCGGCGCACCCGTTCGAGAACCCAACCGTGCTGACCAACTTCGTGCAGATGCTGGCCATCTTCCTGATCCCCTGCGCGCTGTGCTTCTCCTTCGGCCAGTTGGCCGGTGAAAACCGCCAGGGCCATACGCTGATCTGGGCGATGGCGCTGATCTTCGTGGCGGCGGTGGTGGCGGTGATGGTCGCCGAGCTGGCAGGCAACCCGCACCTGAGCGCGCTGGGCGCCGACAGCAACATCAATATGGAAGGCAAAGAGTCGCGCTTCGGCATTCTCGCCACCAGCCTGTTCTCGGTAGTCACCACCGCCGCGTCCTGCGGGGCGGTCAACGCCATGCACGACTCCTTCACCGCGCTGGGCGGCATGGTGCCGATGTGGCTGATGCAGATCGGCGAAGTGGTGTTCGGCGGCGTCGGCTCCGGCCTGTACGGCATGCTGCTGTTCGTGCTGCTGACGGTGTTTATCGCCGGTCTGATGATCGGCCGCACCCCGGAATATCTGGGCAAGAAGATCGACGTTTACGACATGAAGATGACCGCGCTGGCGATCCTGGTCACGCCGACGCTGGTGTTGCTGGGCAGCGCGCTGGCCATCGGCACCGACGCGGGCCGCGCCGGCATCCTCAACCCGGGCGCCCACGGCTTCAGCGAAGTGCTGTATGCCCTGTCCTCCGCCGCCAACAACAACGGCAGCGCCTTCGCCGGGTTGAGCGTCAATACGCCGTTCTACAACCTGCTGCTGGCCTTCGCCATGTTCGTCGGCCGCTTCGGGGTGATCCTGCCGGTGCTGGCGATCGCCGGCTCGCTGAGCGCCAAGCAGCGCCAGCCGGCGGGCAACGGCACCCTGCCGACCTATGGGCCGCTGTTTATCGGCCTGCTGATCGGCACCGTGCTGCTGGTGGGCGCGCTGACCTTCGTGCCGGCGCTGGCGCTGGGCCCGGTGGCCGAGCATTTGCAGCTTTGGTTGGCAAACTAA
- a CDS encoding K(+)-transporting ATPase subunit F, whose amino-acid sequence MSFSVIGGALLVLLLLAYLVYALFNAEDF is encoded by the coding sequence GTGAGTTTCAGCGTTATTGGTGGTGCGCTGTTGGTTCTGCTGCTGTTGGCCTATCTGGTCTACGCCCTGTTTAACGCGGAGGATTTCTGA
- a CDS encoding YbfA family protein, giving the protein MSTTYHAYSLHRILLRRSAVVIAGILALPVMLFRSDRGRFYSYLHRVWSKTSDKPVWLQQAELASCDFY; this is encoded by the coding sequence ATGTCTACGACCTATCACGCTTATTCACTGCATCGGATTCTCCTGCGCCGCAGCGCAGTGGTTATCGCGGGCATTTTGGCCCTGCCGGTGATGCTGTTCCGCAGCGATCGCGGGCGTTTTTACAGCTACCTGCACCGCGTCTGGTCAAAAACCAGCGATAAGCCGGTCTGGCTGCAGCAGGCGGAACTGGCGTCCTGCGATTTCTACTGA
- a CDS encoding YbgA family protein, whose amino-acid sequence MSDKIPIGISACLLGDAVRFDGGHKRLAFAVEQLAPYVRFEPVCPEMAIGLPTPRPALRLVKQAQPWPAMRYSNDAGVDLTEEMRGFSAQRVAALQHLCGYIVCAKSPSCGLERVRVYSENGKDSRKNGVGLFTAELLRQMPWLPVEEDGRLQDAALRENFIERVYALYELNMLWRQGLTRGGLIAFHSRYKLSLLAHSQPAYRELGRFVADIHRWDSLEAFAVEYRSRLMALLAHKATRRNHTNVLMHVQGYFRRQLSTAQRQELAHLIDRYRQGMQPLLAPIALLKHYMAEYPDRYLAEQRYFEPYPEALRLRYGH is encoded by the coding sequence ATGAGCGACAAGATCCCTATCGGCATCAGCGCCTGTTTACTGGGCGACGCGGTGCGTTTCGACGGCGGCCACAAACGGCTGGCCTTTGCGGTGGAACAGTTGGCGCCCTATGTGCGCTTTGAGCCCGTTTGCCCGGAAATGGCGATCGGCCTGCCTACGCCACGCCCGGCGCTGCGCTTGGTGAAGCAGGCGCAGCCGTGGCCGGCGATGCGCTACAGCAACGACGCCGGCGTGGATCTGACCGAGGAAATGCGCGGCTTCTCCGCGCAGCGCGTGGCGGCCTTGCAGCATCTGTGCGGCTATATCGTCTGCGCCAAGTCGCCGAGCTGCGGCCTGGAGCGGGTGCGGGTCTACAGCGAAAACGGCAAGGACTCGCGTAAAAACGGCGTCGGGCTGTTTACCGCCGAACTGCTGCGCCAGATGCCGTGGCTACCGGTGGAAGAAGACGGACGTTTGCAGGATGCGGCACTGCGGGAAAACTTTATCGAGCGGGTGTACGCGCTGTACGAGTTGAACATGCTGTGGCGCCAGGGGCTGACCCGCGGCGGGCTGATCGCGTTTCACAGCCGCTACAAGCTGTCGCTGCTGGCGCATTCGCAGCCGGCGTATCGCGAGCTGGGGCGCTTCGTCGCCGATATTCACCGCTGGGACTCTCTGGAGGCCTTCGCCGTTGAATACCGCAGCCGCCTGATGGCGCTATTGGCGCACAAGGCAACGCGCCGCAACCACACCAATGTGTTGATGCACGTGCAGGGCTATTTCCGCCGTCAGCTCAGTACGGCGCAGCGCCAGGAGCTGGCGCACCTGATCGACCGCTACCGGCAGGGCATGCAGCCGCTGCTGGCGCCGATCGCGCTGCTCAAGCATTACATGGCGGAATACCCCGATCGCTATCTGGCGGAACAACGCTATTTCGAACCTTATCCGGAGGCGCTGCGTTTGCGTTACGGCCATTGA
- the phrB gene encoding deoxyribodipyrimidine photo-lyase, giving the protein MTTHLVWLRNDLRITDNKALHAACSDPEARVLAVFIATPQQWRQHEMAPRQAALIHASLQAVQQALAHKGIALHCHSCADFAASIDWLADYCEREQVDALFYNRQYELNERRRDARLEQRLSGRVRCHGFDDSLLLPPGSVLTGGGEMYKVYTPFRNAFLQRLTESDVSCLPAPKTRAGGALPAPEAPAAFDYPTAETGDGYPAGEEAALQRLRAFCREQVQDYLRQRDLPALAGTSSLSPYLAIGALSPRQCFNRLRAECPQLLEDRESGAFAWLNELIWREFYRHLLVAYPDLCRHRPFIAWTDKVRWCDDAAKLHAWQRGETGYPIVDAAMRQLNATGWMHNRLRMISASFLVKDLLIDWRAGERYFMSQLLDGDLAANNGGWQWAASTGTDAAPYFRIFNPTTQGERFDPQGTFIRKWLPELADVPDNDIHHPHRWAEKQRCTLNYPLPIVDHKQARLETLAAFEAAKRGES; this is encoded by the coding sequence ATGACCACGCATCTGGTCTGGTTGCGTAACGATCTGCGTATCACCGACAACAAAGCCCTGCACGCCGCCTGCAGCGATCCCGAAGCCCGGGTGCTGGCGGTGTTTATCGCCACACCGCAGCAGTGGCGGCAACATGAGATGGCGCCGCGGCAGGCGGCGCTGATCCACGCCAGCCTGCAGGCGGTGCAGCAGGCGCTGGCGCACAAGGGCATTGCGCTGCATTGCCATTCCTGTGCGGACTTTGCCGCGTCGATCGACTGGCTGGCGGACTATTGCGAGCGAGAGCAGGTGGATGCGCTGTTTTACAATCGCCAGTACGAACTGAACGAACGGCGGCGCGATGCGCGGCTGGAACAGCGGTTGAGTGGCCGGGTGAGGTGTCACGGTTTCGATGACAGCCTGCTGTTGCCGCCGGGCAGCGTACTCACCGGCGGCGGCGAGATGTACAAGGTCTATACGCCGTTTCGCAACGCTTTTCTTCAACGCCTGACCGAGTCCGACGTGAGCTGCCTGCCGGCGCCGAAGACTCGCGCCGGTGGCGCGTTGCCTGCGCCTGAAGCGCCGGCGGCGTTCGATTACCCTACGGCGGAGACTGGGGATGGCTATCCCGCCGGCGAGGAGGCCGCGTTGCAGCGGCTGCGCGCCTTTTGCCGCGAGCAGGTGCAGGATTACCTCCGGCAGCGCGATCTGCCGGCCCTCGCCGGCACCAGTAGCCTGTCGCCCTATCTGGCGATCGGCGCGCTGTCGCCGCGCCAGTGCTTCAACCGCCTGCGCGCCGAATGCCCGCAGCTGCTGGAAGATCGCGAAAGCGGTGCCTTCGCCTGGCTCAACGAGCTGATTTGGCGTGAGTTCTATCGCCATCTGCTGGTGGCCTATCCCGATCTGTGCCGCCATCGGCCGTTTATTGCCTGGACGGACAAGGTGCGCTGGTGCGATGACGCGGCGAAGCTGCACGCCTGGCAGCGGGGCGAGACCGGCTATCCGATCGTCGATGCCGCCATGCGCCAGCTGAATGCCACCGGCTGGATGCACAACCGGCTGCGCATGATCAGCGCCAGTTTTCTGGTGAAGGATCTGTTGATCGACTGGCGTGCCGGGGAGCGCTATTTCATGTCGCAACTGCTGGATGGGGATCTGGCGGCCAACAACGGCGGCTGGCAGTGGGCGGCATCCACCGGCACCGACGCCGCGCCGTATTTCCGCATCTTCAACCCGACGACTCAGGGTGAACGTTTTGATCCACAAGGCACTTTTATCCGTAAATGGTTGCCGGAACTGGCGGATGTGCCCGACAATGACATCCATCATCCCCATCGCTGGGCGGAAAAGCAGCGATGCACGCTGAACTACCCGCTGCCGATCGTCGATCATAAGCAAGCCCGTCTGGAGACGCTGGCGGCGTTCGAGGCGGCGAAACGGGGAGAGTCTTGA
- a CDS encoding MBL fold metallo-hydrolase — MMKKVLALCLSGYSALAIAGFDVVALGVDGGVSDGNLTSYLIRSDNQPRYVALDAGSLLPGIAKGLEKGSFPQVTPELAAPYTPQGYVFRQLIGSYFISHGHLDHVAGLILGSPEDNKKTVYAQADTVLTLRNHYFNWKAWPNFTDAGNGSRLGTYRLQTVRPQQRFTLGLTGLTGVMYPLSHDRYPSSMLLISNGSEFFAYFGDTGPDKVEQSRDLDTVWRALGPLVEQKKLKGMIIETSYPNGVEDKHLYGHLTPAWLLKELKNLTQYSGGEGSLNGLPVVISHIKPSLKQGEDTRAAIAQQLAQGNDLGVKFILMAQGDRQTF, encoded by the coding sequence ATGATGAAAAAGGTGCTGGCCCTGTGCCTGAGCGGCTATTCCGCGCTGGCGATCGCCGGCTTTGACGTGGTGGCGCTCGGCGTCGACGGCGGCGTCAGCGACGGCAATCTGACCTCCTACCTGATCCGCAGCGACAATCAGCCGCGGTATGTGGCGCTGGACGCCGGTTCGCTGCTGCCAGGCATCGCCAAAGGGCTGGAGAAGGGCAGCTTCCCGCAGGTGACGCCCGAGCTGGCCGCGCCTTACACGCCGCAGGGCTATGTGTTCCGGCAGTTGATCGGCAGCTACTTTATCAGCCACGGCCACCTGGACCACGTGGCGGGGCTGATCCTCGGCTCACCCGAGGACAATAAAAAAACCGTTTACGCCCAGGCGGACACGGTACTGACCCTGCGTAATCACTACTTCAACTGGAAGGCGTGGCCGAACTTTACCGACGCCGGCAACGGCTCGCGGCTGGGCACCTACCGGCTGCAAACGGTGCGGCCGCAGCAGCGGTTTACCCTCGGCCTGACCGGATTGACCGGCGTGATGTACCCGCTTAGCCACGATCGCTATCCGTCGTCGATGCTGCTGATTTCCAACGGCAGCGAGTTCTTCGCCTACTTCGGCGATACCGGGCCGGATAAGGTCGAGCAGTCGCGCGATCTCGATACCGTCTGGCGCGCGCTGGGGCCGCTTGTCGAGCAGAAGAAGCTCAAGGGCATGATTATCGAAACCTCTTACCCTAACGGGGTGGAGGATAAACATCTGTACGGCCATTTGACGCCAGCCTGGCTGCTGAAGGAGCTGAAGAACCTGACGCAGTACAGCGGCGGCGAAGGCTCGCTGAACGGTTTGCCGGTGGTGATCAGCCACATCAAGCCCAGCCTGAAGCAGGGCGAAGACACGCGCGCCGCCATTGCGCAGCAGCTGGCGCAGGGCAACGATCTGGGCGTGAAATTCATCCTGATGGCGCAGGGCGACCGGCAGACATTTTGA
- a CDS encoding type 2 GTP cyclohydrolase I yields MRNLDLEQLINTELNAAAFQDYAPNGLQVEGRPHVQRIVTGVTACQALLDAAVAHQADAIIVHHGYFWKNEVPAVRGMKRNRLKTLLTHDINLYGYHLPLDAHPVLGNNAQLAQTLGIRVIGDVEPLVPHGEFEQPLTGEALQQRIENRLGRAVLHCGDNAPEHIRRVAWCTGGGQGFIDSAARFGVDAFISGEVSEQTIHSAREMGVHFFAAGHHATERGGVKALGDWLAQHHGFDVTFIDIPNPA; encoded by the coding sequence ATGCGTAACCTCGATCTGGAACAACTGATCAACACGGAACTGAACGCCGCGGCGTTTCAGGACTACGCCCCCAACGGATTGCAGGTAGAAGGCCGCCCGCACGTGCAGCGCATCGTGACCGGCGTCACCGCCTGTCAGGCGCTGCTGGACGCCGCGGTGGCGCATCAGGCCGACGCGATTATCGTGCACCACGGTTATTTCTGGAAAAACGAGGTGCCGGCGGTGCGCGGCATGAAGCGCAACCGCCTGAAAACGCTGCTGACCCATGATATCAACCTGTATGGCTACCACCTGCCGCTGGACGCGCATCCGGTGCTGGGCAACAACGCGCAGCTGGCGCAGACGCTGGGCATTCGGGTGATTGGCGACGTCGAGCCGCTGGTGCCGCACGGCGAATTTGAACAGCCGCTGACCGGCGAAGCGCTGCAGCAGCGTATCGAAAACCGGCTGGGGCGCGCGGTGCTGCACTGCGGCGATAACGCGCCTGAGCACATTCGCCGGGTGGCCTGGTGCACCGGCGGCGGCCAGGGCTTTATCGACAGCGCGGCGCGCTTCGGCGTCGATGCGTTCATCAGCGGTGAAGTGTCTGAGCAGACCATTCACAGCGCGCGCGAAATGGGCGTGCATTTCTTCGCCGCCGGCCACCACGCCACCGAGCGCGGCGGCGTGAAGGCGCTGGGCGACTGGCTGGCGCAGCACCACGGCTTTGATGTGACCTTTATCGACATCCCGAATCCCGCCTGA
- the pxpB gene encoding 5-oxoprolinase subunit PxpB has product MQQARYYLLGERAVVLELLPPVTLPSQQRIWALAEKLNHHPDVREVVPGMNNLTLLLHTPQADAMLALLQQGWESKESLTPESRQVDIPVVYGGEQGPDLDEVARHTGMTPRQVVECHAAAAYVVYFLGFQPGFSYLGGMPEQLATPRRAEPRLAVAAGSVGIGGGQTGIYPLVTPGGWQLIGRTPLALFNPHEMPPTLLRPGDNVRFVPQKEGVC; this is encoded by the coding sequence GTGCAACAAGCACGTTATTACCTGTTGGGTGAAAGAGCGGTAGTGCTTGAACTGTTGCCGCCGGTGACCTTACCGAGCCAGCAGCGCATCTGGGCGCTGGCGGAAAAGCTGAATCACCACCCCGACGTGCGGGAAGTGGTGCCGGGGATGAATAACCTGACGCTGTTGCTGCATACGCCGCAGGCCGACGCGATGCTCGCATTGCTGCAGCAAGGTTGGGAAAGCAAAGAGAGCCTGACGCCGGAATCGCGCCAGGTGGATATTCCGGTGGTCTACGGCGGGGAGCAAGGCCCCGATCTGGATGAAGTGGCGCGCCATACCGGCATGACGCCGCGGCAGGTGGTGGAATGCCACGCGGCGGCGGCCTACGTGGTCTATTTCCTCGGCTTTCAGCCGGGCTTCTCCTATTTGGGCGGCATGCCGGAACAGCTGGCGACGCCGCGCCGCGCTGAGCCGCGTCTGGCGGTGGCGGCCGGCTCCGTCGGCATCGGCGGCGGCCAGACCGGCATCTATCCGCTGGTGACGCCCGGCGGCTGGCAGCTGATTGGCCGCACGCCGCTGGCGCTGTTCAATCCGCATGAAATGCCGCCGACGCTGCTGCGCCCGGGCGATAACGTGCGCTTCGTGCCGCAGAAGGAGGGCGTATGCTGA
- the pxpC gene encoding 5-oxoprolinase subunit PxpC translates to MLIILRAGIYTTVQDLGREGFRRLGISTGGALDQPALKIANLLVGNAPEAAGLEITLGQFSAEFTRPGWIALTGAGCDAQLDGKPLWTGWRYPVKKGQRLALGTPKRGMRSYLAVSGGIAVPEMLGSCSTDMKAAFGGHEGRNLKDGDRLPLGKSTALPQHRCGVKQLLFTNRIRALPGPEYAEFSEEAQDTFWRTAWQLSPQSNRMGYRLHGGTPLERTTDREMLSHGLLPGVVQVPHNGQPIVLMADAQTTGGYPRIACVIEADLYHLAQIRLGEPIHFVLCSLAEAQRAKAEQDLFLRQIAWGLHDR, encoded by the coding sequence ATGCTGATTATTCTGCGTGCCGGCATCTATACCACGGTGCAGGATTTGGGCCGCGAGGGATTCCGCCGCCTGGGCATCAGCACCGGCGGGGCGCTGGATCAACCGGCGCTGAAGATCGCCAACCTGCTGGTGGGCAATGCGCCGGAGGCCGCCGGGCTGGAGATCACCCTCGGCCAGTTCAGCGCCGAGTTTACCCGCCCTGGCTGGATCGCCTTGACCGGTGCCGGCTGCGACGCGCAGCTGGACGGCAAGCCGCTGTGGACCGGCTGGCGCTACCCGGTGAAAAAGGGGCAGCGGCTGGCGCTGGGCACGCCGAAACGTGGCATGCGCAGCTACCTGGCGGTCTCGGGCGGCATCGCCGTGCCGGAAATGCTGGGATCGTGCAGCACCGACATGAAAGCCGCCTTTGGCGGCCACGAGGGCCGTAATCTGAAGGACGGCGATCGGCTGCCGCTGGGCAAATCCACCGCGCTGCCGCAACACCGCTGTGGCGTGAAGCAGCTGCTGTTCACCAACCGCATCCGCGCGCTGCCGGGGCCGGAGTACGCCGAATTCAGCGAAGAGGCGCAGGACACGTTCTGGCGCACCGCCTGGCAGCTCAGCCCGCAGAGCAACCGCATGGGCTACCGCCTGCACGGCGGTACGCCGCTGGAGCGCACCACCGATAGAGAGATGCTGTCGCACGGCCTGCTGCCCGGCGTGGTGCAGGTGCCGCACAACGGCCAGCCGATCGTGCTGATGGCCGATGCGCAAACCACCGGCGGTTACCCGCGTATCGCCTGTGTGATCGAGGCCGATCTCTACCACTTGGCGCAGATCCGTCTCGGCGAACCGATCCACTTCGTTCTCTGCTCACTGGCCGAGGCGCAGCGCGCCAAAGCCGAGCAGGATCTCTTCCTTCGACAGATTGCCTGGGGGTTACATGATCGTTGA
- the pxpA gene encoding 5-oxoprolinase subunit PxpA: MIVDLNADLGEGCANDQALLQLVSSANIACGFHAGDAQTMRQSVRWALQYGVAIGAHPSFPDRENFGRTRMQLPPETVYAQVVYQLGALAAIARAEGGVMVHVKPHGMLYNQAAVEPALAEAIARAVQAVDPALRLVGLAGSELIRAGEQLGLTTRQEVFADRGYQADGTLVPRGLPGALIEDDEQALAQTLEMVRHHRVRSVDGVWTAVQAETVCLHGDGEHALAYARKLRDSFVQQGIRVSAEQ, translated from the coding sequence ATGATCGTTGATTTGAACGCCGATCTCGGCGAAGGCTGCGCCAACGACCAGGCGCTGTTGCAACTGGTGAGCTCGGCCAACATCGCCTGCGGCTTTCACGCCGGCGATGCGCAGACCATGCGTCAGTCGGTGCGCTGGGCATTGCAGTACGGCGTGGCGATCGGCGCCCACCCGAGTTTTCCCGATCGGGAGAACTTCGGCCGCACCCGCATGCAGCTGCCGCCGGAAACGGTGTACGCGCAGGTGGTGTATCAGCTCGGGGCGCTGGCGGCGATCGCCCGCGCCGAGGGCGGGGTGATGGTGCACGTTAAGCCGCACGGCATGCTGTACAACCAGGCGGCGGTTGAGCCGGCGCTGGCGGAAGCGATCGCCCGGGCGGTGCAGGCGGTCGATCCGGCGCTGCGGCTGGTGGGGCTGGCCGGCAGCGAGCTGATTCGCGCCGGGGAACAACTCGGTCTGACCACCCGACAGGAGGTGTTCGCCGATCGCGGCTATCAGGCCGACGGTACGCTGGTGCCGCGCGGTTTGCCGGGGGCGCTGATTGAGGATGACGAACAGGCGCTGGCGCAAACGCTGGAGATGGTGCGCCATCACCGGGTGCGCAGCGTGGATGGCGTCTGGACTGCCGTTCAGGCGGAAACCGTCTGCCTGCACGGGGACGGCGAGCATGCGCTGGCGTATGCGCGCAAGCTGCGGGACAGTTTTGTTCAGCAGGGCATCCGCGTCAGCGCGGAGCAGTAA